Proteins from a single region of Sediminitomix flava:
- a CDS encoding helix-turn-helix domain-containing protein, with protein sequence MVREENIRLILGLKVRMRRQELGLSLSELAKKAELSVSYLNEIEKGKKYPKRTKIVLLANALQLSYDQLVSLKISKKLSPLSNLLKSNLLQELPLEVFGIEPRNLLELVSDAPAKLSAFINTIVEISRNYDLTVENLYFSVLRSYQEMHENYFEEVEEAAQNFMSKYFNEGKPNIEDLEKFLKEEHGYEFDEQQLAVNPSKGSLHSFLKDDGEDGKKTLMLHPQLSPDHKLFVLCREAAYNFMEIQDRTKTYSWVRVKSFDELLNHHMASYFAGALLMPEKEIATDLADFLSSETFSQNKFLDIFNKYQVSPEIFLSRLTSILPKFFGIDKIFFLRLNNNPGDNAFKLTKELHLAGLHSPHGTVLSEHYCRRWVSLKIFQQLEKDQLEDPKKIVCNSQVSRYITSGKEYFCITLAHGLNRQPAVNTSITIGFFIDDTLKQTCRFLSDPSIKVEMVNETCERCPSTDCTVRGFAPTVLEKDKREKEIEDILKGLME encoded by the coding sequence GTGGTAAGAGAAGAGAACATACGCTTAATCTTAGGACTAAAGGTAAGAATGCGTAGACAGGAGTTAGGATTATCTTTGTCTGAATTAGCTAAAAAAGCGGAATTATCTGTTTCCTATTTAAATGAAATAGAGAAGGGGAAAAAGTATCCTAAAAGAACTAAAATAGTGCTTTTAGCGAATGCTCTTCAACTATCTTACGATCAATTGGTTTCCTTGAAAATTTCAAAGAAACTCAGTCCACTTTCAAATCTTCTCAAATCAAATTTACTTCAAGAGTTGCCGCTAGAAGTTTTTGGTATTGAGCCTCGAAACTTATTAGAGTTAGTTTCAGATGCACCAGCGAAATTGAGTGCGTTTATCAATACCATCGTAGAAATTTCGAGAAATTATGACCTTACTGTTGAGAATCTTTATTTCTCGGTTCTTAGGTCTTATCAGGAAATGCATGAAAATTATTTTGAGGAAGTGGAAGAAGCTGCTCAAAATTTTATGTCTAAATATTTCAATGAAGGAAAGCCGAACATTGAAGATTTAGAAAAATTCTTGAAAGAAGAACACGGTTACGAATTTGATGAGCAACAATTAGCTGTCAATCCATCTAAAGGTAGTTTGCATTCTTTCTTAAAAGATGATGGTGAAGATGGTAAGAAAACTTTGATGCTTCATCCGCAACTTTCACCTGATCATAAGTTATTTGTACTTTGTAGAGAAGCTGCATATAATTTTATGGAGATTCAGGATCGAACTAAAACTTATTCTTGGGTTCGAGTGAAATCATTTGATGAGCTATTAAATCATCATATGGCTAGCTACTTTGCTGGAGCTTTATTGATGCCCGAAAAAGAAATTGCAACTGACCTAGCTGATTTCTTATCAAGTGAGACTTTTAGTCAGAATAAATTCCTAGATATCTTTAATAAATACCAAGTTTCACCTGAGATTTTCCTTTCAAGGTTAACGAGTATTTTACCAAAGTTTTTCGGAATCGATAAAATATTCTTCCTAAGGTTAAATAATAATCCAGGGGATAATGCATTTAAACTAACTAAAGAACTTCATTTGGCTGGTTTACACTCTCCTCATGGAACTGTATTAAGTGAACATTATTGTAGAAGGTGGGTTTCGTTAAAGATTTTCCAACAACTTGAGAAAGATCAATTAGAAGATCCTAAGAAGATTGTTTGTAACTCTCAAGTTTCAAGATATATCACTTCTGGAAAAGAATATTTCTGTATTACATTGGCACATGGTCTGAATAGACAACCTGCTGTAAATACAAGTATTACAATTGGATTCTTTATTGATGATACACTTAAACAAACCTGCCGTTTCTTGAGTGACCCTAGTATAAAAGTAGAGATGGTGAATGAAACTTGTGAGAGATGTCCTTCTACAGATTGTACAGTTAGAGGTTTTGCCCCAACTGTATTGGAAAAAGATAAGAGAGAAAAAGAAATAGAAGATATATTGAAAGGTTTAATGGAATAA
- a CDS encoding PQQ-dependent sugar dehydrogenase, with amino-acid sequence MKKLLPILSILALFSSSCVENKAEEKKNTETVKIEKPSTKLPIEKLSLPNGFEVNVFAEDIPNARSLARGEKGTIFVGNRKEDKVWALVDSDQDGYADDRYVIAEGLSMPNGVALKDGNLYVAEVNRILRFDDIEANLKNPPKPVVIYDKFPTERHHGWKYIAFGPDGKLYIPVGAPCNICKSDDPQFASITRMNDDGSDFEVYAHGVRNTVGFDWHPETGQLWFTDNGRDMMGDDIPDCELNVATEKGQHFGYPYWHAGDVEDPEFGKGTKSEDYIDPVQKMGAHVAPLGMSFYTGDMFPELYKKSVFVAEHGSWNRSKKSGYKVSLVLLDGNKSEIFQPFIEGWLNEETQKQWGRPVDVLEQPDGSLLISDDFAGAIYRVTYKK; translated from the coding sequence ATGAAAAAGCTATTACCAATTCTTTCAATCCTAGCGCTATTTTCTAGCTCTTGTGTGGAGAATAAAGCAGAAGAGAAAAAAAACACAGAGACAGTCAAAATAGAGAAACCTTCTACCAAGTTACCAATAGAAAAACTGTCTTTACCAAACGGTTTTGAGGTCAATGTTTTTGCAGAAGATATCCCTAATGCTCGTTCGCTTGCAAGAGGAGAAAAAGGGACTATTTTTGTTGGAAACCGTAAAGAAGATAAGGTATGGGCATTGGTCGATTCAGATCAAGATGGTTATGCAGATGATCGCTATGTAATTGCAGAAGGCTTGAGTATGCCAAATGGAGTAGCTTTAAAAGATGGGAATTTATATGTAGCAGAAGTCAATAGAATCCTCCGTTTTGATGATATAGAAGCGAATCTTAAAAATCCTCCAAAGCCTGTCGTTATCTATGATAAATTTCCGACCGAGAGACATCATGGATGGAAGTATATTGCTTTTGGTCCTGACGGGAAATTATATATTCCTGTAGGTGCACCTTGTAATATCTGTAAGTCAGATGATCCTCAGTTTGCATCTATTACTAGAATGAACGATGATGGTAGTGATTTTGAGGTTTATGCACATGGCGTGAGAAATACAGTAGGTTTTGATTGGCACCCTGAAACAGGACAATTGTGGTTTACAGATAACGGTAGAGACATGATGGGAGATGATATTCCCGATTGTGAGTTAAATGTAGCTACAGAAAAGGGACAGCATTTTGGTTATCCTTATTGGCATGCGGGTGATGTAGAAGACCCTGAATTTGGAAAAGGAACGAAGTCAGAAGATTACATTGATCCTGTTCAGAAGATGGGAGCGCATGTAGCTCCTTTAGGAATGTCATTTTACACGGGAGATATGTTCCCAGAATTGTATAAAAAATCAGTATTTGTAGCAGAGCATGGATCTTGGAACAGAAGTAAAAAGTCAGGTTATAAAGTATCTTTAGTTTTGTTGGATGGGAATAAATCTGAGATTTTTCAACCTTTTATTGAAGGTTGGTTAAACGAAGAAACACAAAAGCAATGGGGTAGACCTGTTGATGTACTAGAACAACCAGATGGTTCACTTTTGATTTCTGATGATTTTGCCGGAGCTATTTATCGAGTGACCTACAAGAAATAA
- a CDS encoding PP2C family protein-serine/threonine phosphatase produces MTLDRENERYLEPFNSKYIGILTIVGVIVYPLCAIMDHRLLPQNIAADFLFIRVFQALVTLLFYIMYKLGIYRRAVVFNYVVYGGMSLQLSYLCSISPSEHSPVYFSALSAAILAGNGLIVWDSKHSAVINILCFLIFTLGIHFFHEMTWADVIDNGYPMTLVLSILSVFMMKSRHNGIINELKTKKSLNLANEKLQEKQQEVENQSEELKIQLELTHHQNQELSKLYENITSSVRYALRIQQAFLPDVQLLDNYYQKHRIIYQPKDIVSGDFYWWKEKNGYFYTAIVDCTGHGVPASFLTIIAKVLLDTIVDKAETEITPAEIFEQLQKEFRAAISVKGNKFHIEDGMELSLVRYHKPTGELIFSGARRPLWLLKNSELIELKGTKKTIGGIDYHKDLCFEDQSVVLEKGNILFMFTDGITDQFGGPRDKKILQKRIRNLILEDHNENFENHLDAIVQSWLGWKGDTPQTDDVLALAVEV; encoded by the coding sequence ATGACTTTAGATAGAGAAAACGAAAGGTACTTAGAACCTTTCAACAGCAAGTACATAGGAATTCTTACTATTGTTGGAGTAATTGTTTACCCATTATGTGCGATAATGGACCATAGACTTTTACCTCAAAATATAGCTGCTGATTTTCTTTTTATCAGAGTATTTCAAGCCCTAGTGACCTTACTTTTTTATATAATGTATAAGCTAGGGATTTATAGGAGGGCTGTTGTTTTTAATTACGTAGTTTATGGAGGGATGTCCTTACAATTGAGCTACCTCTGTTCGATAAGTCCAAGTGAACATAGTCCTGTTTATTTTAGCGCATTGTCTGCTGCTATTTTAGCTGGTAATGGTTTGATTGTTTGGGATTCTAAACATTCTGCAGTTATCAACATTTTATGTTTTTTGATTTTCACTTTAGGTATTCATTTTTTTCATGAAATGACTTGGGCCGATGTGATAGACAATGGTTATCCTATGACCTTAGTTCTATCAATTCTCTCTGTGTTTATGATGAAAAGTAGACACAACGGAATTATCAATGAATTAAAAACAAAGAAGAGTCTGAATCTTGCAAATGAAAAATTACAAGAAAAGCAGCAGGAAGTAGAAAATCAATCTGAAGAACTTAAGATACAGTTAGAGCTAACACACCATCAAAATCAAGAACTATCCAAATTATATGAAAATATAACTTCAAGTGTAAGGTATGCTCTGAGAATTCAACAAGCCTTTTTACCAGATGTACAGCTCTTAGATAATTACTATCAGAAGCATAGAATCATCTATCAGCCTAAAGATATTGTATCAGGTGATTTTTATTGGTGGAAAGAAAAGAATGGGTATTTCTATACTGCAATCGTAGATTGTACTGGACATGGTGTTCCTGCTTCATTTCTAACAATTATCGCAAAAGTATTACTAGATACCATAGTTGATAAAGCTGAGACTGAAATTACGCCAGCAGAAATTTTTGAACAGCTTCAAAAAGAGTTTAGAGCAGCCATCTCTGTGAAAGGAAATAAATTTCATATCGAGGATGGAATGGAATTGAGTTTAGTAAGGTATCATAAACCTACAGGAGAGTTAATTTTTTCTGGAGCTAGACGCCCTCTTTGGCTTTTAAAAAATTCTGAACTAATAGAATTGAAAGGAACGAAGAAGACAATTGGGGGAATAGATTATCATAAAGATCTTTGTTTTGAAGATCAATCAGTTGTATTGGAGAAAGGGAATATCTTATTTATGTTTACTGATGGTATAACAGATCAGTTTGGAGGACCAAGAGATAAGAAAATTCTTCAAAAAAGAATTAGGAATCTGATTTTAGAAGATCATAATGAAAACTTTGAAAATCATCTTGATGCCATAGTCCAAAGTTGGTTGGGGTGGAAAGGAGATACGCCTCAAACTGATGATGTTTTAGCTCTTGCTGTAGAAGTTTAG
- a CDS encoding anhydro-N-acetylmuramic acid kinase, protein MKYKVIGMMSGTSLDGLDLCYVHFDVTDNWKFEIKKSKSVDYDHSLQEKLASVESGSALAYARFDVELGKFFAEEVKKFIDEYQLEVDFICSHGHTIFHQPDEFSLTTQIGSPAHINAITKIPVVADFRTTDVALGGQGAPLVPIGDRLLFSEFRYCLNLGGISNISFEGTNGERLAFDVGIANMPLNHYMRTIGKSYDEDGKLAASGKVDLDILNKLNELDFYKKEGAKSLGKEWVLEYVIPLLDQIPTLEDKLATAVEHASMQIGVCLEKYKLDQNEKCLITGGGAFNSYFIDRIKYYASGVEFATTSSELIEMKEALIFGLLGVLKVRGEVNCLSSVTGALVDNVGGQIYDFNSKLKFV, encoded by the coding sequence ATGAAATATAAGGTGATTGGTATGATGTCGGGGACAAGTTTAGATGGTCTAGATTTGTGTTATGTCCATTTTGATGTGACTGATAATTGGAAATTTGAAATCAAAAAGAGTAAAAGCGTAGATTATGATCATTCTTTACAAGAAAAATTAGCTTCAGTAGAATCTGGTTCTGCTTTGGCGTATGCTCGTTTTGATGTAGAACTCGGTAAGTTTTTCGCTGAAGAAGTCAAAAAGTTTATAGATGAGTATCAACTGGAGGTAGATTTTATTTGCTCTCACGGTCATACTATTTTTCATCAACCAGATGAGTTTTCACTTACCACTCAAATTGGGAGTCCTGCCCATATAAATGCAATTACGAAAATTCCTGTGGTTGCAGATTTTAGAACTACAGATGTGGCTTTAGGTGGACAAGGAGCTCCATTAGTACCAATAGGTGATCGTCTGTTATTCAGTGAATTTAGATATTGTTTGAATTTAGGGGGAATATCGAATATATCCTTTGAAGGTACAAATGGCGAACGTCTTGCATTTGATGTAGGAATAGCCAATATGCCTTTAAATCATTATATGCGAACTATTGGGAAATCGTATGATGAAGATGGAAAATTAGCAGCTTCTGGGAAAGTTGATTTAGATATTTTGAATAAACTAAATGAATTGGATTTCTATAAAAAAGAAGGAGCTAAGTCATTAGGGAAAGAGTGGGTATTGGAGTATGTCATTCCATTATTAGATCAAATACCAACCCTTGAGGATAAACTAGCAACAGCTGTGGAGCATGCTTCTATGCAAATTGGAGTTTGTTTAGAGAAGTATAAGTTAGATCAAAATGAAAAATGCCTTATTACAGGTGGAGGGGCATTTAATTCTTACTTCATTGATAGAATCAAATATTATGCTTCAGGTGTTGAATTTGCAACAACCTCATCTGAGTTGATTGAAATGAAAGAAGCTTTAATTTTTGGATTATTAGGAGTCTTAAAAGTCAGAGGTGAAGTCAACTGTTTGTCAAGTGTAACAGGAGCTTTAGTAGATAATGTAGGTGGGCAGATATATGATTTCAATAGTAAGTTGAAGTTTGTTTAG
- the nagA gene encoding N-acetylglucosamine-6-phosphate deacetylase, whose translation MKKILSNCHIMTGERELWNHSIIIQDGKILDVVPYASMAPEDCEVIDMSGKFLLPGFIDLQVNGGGSEFFTHNISKEAVEVMYKSHLKFGTTRFLPTLISTSKENILNACNVIKECQEENAYGVLGMHLEGPYFNMEKKGAHYPKFIREPQENELNEIIEVGKEVIKIITVAPEKFSDDLLKLLVNNFVVSAGHSNATYDQAKRAFNLGIKKVTHLFNAMSQFNSRNPGLVGAFFDEKDVFGGIIVDGVHCDFASVRAAHALKKGKLFLVSDASFVDNDVESFEFDGFQLKNIGGNFYTEAGNLAGSSISMLDAVRNCVLNVGISLEEVAKMASTYPAQCLGIQDEFGKIKAGYVADLVVLDNNLNLESVIVEGKEVVSYKEEMELA comes from the coding sequence CTATGGAACCACTCCATTATTATTCAGGATGGAAAAATATTAGACGTTGTTCCTTACGCGTCTATGGCGCCAGAAGATTGCGAAGTGATAGATATGTCAGGAAAATTTCTTCTTCCTGGATTTATAGATTTACAAGTTAATGGAGGTGGAAGTGAATTCTTTACACACAACATTAGTAAGGAAGCTGTTGAGGTTATGTATAAGTCTCACCTAAAGTTTGGTACTACCAGATTTTTACCAACGCTTATATCTACCTCAAAAGAGAATATTCTGAATGCTTGTAATGTCATTAAAGAGTGCCAAGAAGAAAATGCTTATGGGGTTTTAGGAATGCACTTAGAAGGGCCTTATTTCAATATGGAGAAAAAAGGGGCTCATTATCCTAAGTTTATTAGAGAACCTCAAGAAAATGAGTTAAATGAGATTATAGAGGTAGGAAAAGAAGTCATCAAAATTATCACTGTTGCACCAGAAAAGTTTTCAGATGATTTATTAAAGCTTCTAGTAAATAATTTTGTTGTCTCGGCTGGACATAGTAATGCGACATATGACCAAGCCAAAAGAGCATTTAACTTGGGTATTAAAAAGGTAACTCACCTTTTCAATGCCATGTCTCAGTTTAATAGCCGTAACCCCGGATTGGTAGGGGCATTCTTTGATGAGAAAGATGTATTCGGAGGTATTATTGTTGATGGCGTTCACTGTGATTTCGCCTCAGTAAGAGCTGCACACGCCTTGAAGAAAGGTAAATTATTCCTCGTTTCCGATGCCTCATTTGTAGACAATGATGTAGAATCGTTTGAGTTTGATGGTTTCCAATTGAAAAATATAGGCGGAAACTTCTATACAGAAGCAGGAAATCTTGCAGGCTCATCTATCAGTATGTTAGATGCAGTGAGAAACTGTGTTCTTAATGTAGGAATATCTCTAGAGGAAGTTGCGAAAATGGCTTCAACCTACCCTGCACAATGTTTGGGTATTCAAGATGAATTTGGAAAAATTAAAGCTGGTTATGTTGCTGACCTCGTAGTACTTGACAATAACCTTAATTTGGAAAGTGTAATTGTTGAAGGAAAAGAAGTTGTTTCATATAAAGAAGAAATGGAGTTAGCTTAA